The Camelina sativa cultivar DH55 chromosome 14, Cs, whole genome shotgun sequence genome includes a window with the following:
- the LOC104743391 gene encoding uncharacterized protein LOC104743391 — protein MTIMNSTIITWCPPLSPDYFLDLATYSDILAEDGLNENILIDVVGQVVSRGEMKTSEINDKPKKRVEVELLCHDANDSMVICFIRLAKINSYNGTRTISNAYDMSLMLINPDHPDVLDFVSTLSKDDLKLTFCERNCKFLKQNNDKVDYINQFPRSTISDLLEATMEGKFKLVCAIYHIDMEFGWYKLVLDVMDSTSETKFILFDHNALKLVNQTATDVLGGNYDEIQDPTIVPGALQSLVGKTFMFLASVETSNIVDGKETYKVSYVEMGDSSTHVDNIEDSEAPADPRDVISIEDHDQDCVSHGHDIGTSVTTPSSKCKEEATEDAYAHSSTSKKICLPSIKEAIDEAGVKAPTNEADEG, from the exons ATGACGATCATGAACTCCACAATCATAACCTGGTGTCCTCCTTTGTCACCAGACTATTTCTTGGATCTCGCTACATATTCAGATATTCTTGCAGAAGATGGTTTGAATGAAAACATTTTGATAG ATGTTGTTGGACAGGTCGTTTCTAGAGGTGAAATGAAAACTTCCGAGATCAACGACAAGCCAAAGAAAAGAGTAGAGGTTGAGCTGC TATGTCATGATGCAAATGATTCTATGGTCATATGTTTTATCCGCCTTGCAAAGATAAATTCATACAATG GTACAAGGACAATTTCAAATGCATACGACATGTCGTTGATGTTAATCAACCCAGACCACCCTGATGTGCTTGATTTTGTGTCTAC GCTGTCTAAAGATGATCTGAAACTTACTTTCTGTGAAAGAAACTGTAAGTTTTTAAAGCAAAACAATGATAAGGTTGATTATATCAATCAATTTCCTCGAAGCACTATCTCAGACCTCCTCGAAGCAACGATG GAAGGGAAGTTTAAGCTGGTGTGTGCTATTTACCACATCGATATGGAGTTTGGGTG GTACAAGTTAGTTCTTGATGTGATGGATAGCACTAGTGAAACTAAGTTTATCCTATTTGACCACAATGCTCTCAAATTGGTCAACCAAACTGCAACAGATGTTTTGGGAGGAAATTATGATGAG ATACAAGATCCTACCATTGTGCCGGGTGCTTTGCAATCATTGGTGGGCAaaacttttatgtttcttgcttcAGTAGAAACCTCTAACATTGTGGATGGCAAAGAGACTTACAAAGTTTCTTACGTAGAAATGGGTGATAGTTCTACACATGTTGATAATATTGAAGATTCAGAAGCACCTGCTGATCCTAGGGATGTGATATCTATTGAAGATCAT GACCAAGATTGTGTATCTCATGGTCATGACATTGGGACATCTGTCACTACACCTTCATCGAAATGTAAAGAAGAAGCTACTGAAGATGCTTATGCACACTCTTCAACATCTAAAAAGATATGTCTACCATCAAtcaaagaagccattgatgagGCTGGTGTAAAAGCTCCAACAAATGAAGCAGATGAGGGTTAA
- the LOC104743390 gene encoding uncharacterized protein LOC104743390, translating to MPTRDIVVEEKSGELQRISEIHPSYLALQYPLLFPKGEDGYRPGIRKGPGGGKNKNKNPDTTNEKKCISMRQWFAFRIQERKNESHNLLMSKRLYQQFLVDAYTTIETNILTYLKLNQSTVRAANYDTVKDAANQGNTDLNAQGTKCYLPASFVGGPRYMRNMYLDAMTICKYYGFPDLFITFTCNPKWLELVRFCSARNLNTDDRPEIISRVFKMKLNSLMDDLKKKHILGRILSSMYTIEFQKRGLPHAHILLWMHPDSKLPKAEDIDKMISAEIPNKNKEPELYEMVKDLMIHGPCGSLNMNSPCMEEGKCSKFFPKKHDQVAVVVEPSSKKKGVKESSAGNKVRKESSVTNSDGNSSGDEIKDFFDCRYVSTCEAGWRILKNPITYRSTSVQRLSFHLEGKHLIYFKGDDEIQTVLDRGELVNYMFLAWFELNKVSSLAKTKTYAQILEFFTYDGKRKKFNLRKIPGAAIGRINYVPIGMEDGYYLRVLLNSQTCPECFDDIKTVKGVVYPTYEEACFALGLLDNDQEYIDDIVRTKLTLSDEEKQRFGLQDIDNILKSNGTSLKAFPTMPQVPKDFLDDTNVLIVDEKNYNRDEQKEKHDRWIKSMTYEQKQVYSEIMEAVDNDMGGVFFVYGFGRTGKTFLYKTLSSALRARGSIVLNVASSGIASLLLAGGRTTHSRFGIPINPHESSVCTMSHGSDQAQLMAEASLIIWDEAPMMSKHCFESLDRSLSDIIKGAGNRPFGGKVVVFGGDFRQVLPIIPNAGRAEICMSALNASYLWEHCKVMRLTKNMRLLAKDLNPTNAKELKDFSEWILKVGDGKIGEPNDGEAMIYIPDEFLITEADNPIQVISREVYGDPKCLKEKKDPLFFQERAILCPTNKDVSIINDYMFDQLEGEKRTYISSDSIDPADKRFENNPIFTLDFLNSLKLSGMPIIEYD from the exons ATGCCTACTCGTGACATTGTTGTTGAAGAAAAATCAGGAGAATTACAGAGAATCAGTGAAATACATCCATCGTATCTCGCTCTTCAATATCCTTTGTTGTTTCCAAAAGGTGAGGATGGTTACAGACCAGGAATACGTAAAGGACCAGGTGGtggaaaaaataagaataagaatcCAGATACAACCAATGAGAAGAAGTGTATCAGCATGCGGCAATGGTTTGCATTCCGCATACAGGAAAGGAAGAACGAATCACATAATCTGCTAATGTCCAAGAGATTGTACCAACAATTCTTAGTAGACGCTTACACCACTAtcgaaacaaacatattaaCTTATCTCAAGCTGAATCAGTCAACTGTGAGGGCTGCTAATTATGATACAGTCAAGGATGCTGCTAATCAAGGCAACACAGATCTGAATGCTCAAGGAACTAAATGTTACTTGCCAGCTTCCTTTGTTGGTGGACCTAGATATATGAGGAATATGTATCTAGATGCAATGACAATATGTAAGTACTATGGCTTCCCAGATTTGTTTATCACCTTCACTTGCAACCCAAAATGGCTGGAGTTGGTACGGTTTTGTTCAGCAAGAAATTTGAACACTGATGATAGGCCAGAGATTATAAGTAGAGTCTTCAAGATGAAGCTCAACTCTCTAATGGATGatctaaaaaagaaacatatcttAGGCCGGATATTGTCAt CTATGTATACAATCGAGTTCCAGAAGAGAGGACTTCCCCATGCCCACATTTTATTGTGGATGCACCCAGATTCAAAATTGCCAAAAGCAGAAGACATCGACAAGATGATATCCGCTGAAATTCCAAACAAGAATAAGGAACCTGAACTATATGAGATGGTTAAGGATCTGATGATTCACGGCCCATGTGGGTCTCTCAACATGAATTCACCATGTATGGAAGAAGGCAAATGTTCAAAGTTTTTCCCCAAGAAGCAC GATCAGGTTGCTGTTGTTGTGGAGCcatcctcaaaaaaaaaaggagtcaAAGAAAGTTCGGCTGGCAACAAAGTTAGGAAGGAGAGTTCGGTTACAAATTCTGATGGTAACAGTAGTGGTGATGAGATAAAAGATTTTTTCGATTGCAG GTATGTATCAACTTGCGAAGCAGGTTGGAGAATTTTGAAAAATCCAATAACTTACAGATCAACATCAGTTCAAAGGTTGTCTTTTCATCTAGAAGGGAAACATCTAATTTATTTCAAGGGTGATGATGAAATACAAACCGTTTTGGATAGAggtgagttagtcaattataTGTTCCTCGCTTGGTTTGAATTGAATAAGGTTAGTTCATTggccaaaacaaaaacttatgcACAAATTCTTGAGTTCTTCACGTACGATGGGAAGAGAAAGAAGTTCAATCTCCGGAAGATACCAGGTGCTGCTATTGGAAGGATAAACTATGTTCCTATTGGTATGGAAGATGGATATTATCTACGAGTGCTTCTAAACAGTCAGACATGTCCAGAATGTTTTGATGACATCAAGACTGTTAAAGGTGTCGTATATCCTACTTACGAAGAGGCATGTTTTGCTCTTGGATTGCTTGACAATGATCAGGAGTATATTGACGATATAGTAAGAACAA aaCTCACTTTATCTGATGAGGAGAAGCAGAGGTTTGGCTTACAAGATATagataacattttaaaaagCAATGGAACATCTTTGAAAGCTTTTCCAACAATGCCTCAAGTACCAAAAGATTTCCTCGATGATACAAATGTGTTGATTGTGGATGAGAAAAACTATAATCGTGATGAGCAGAAGGAAAAACATGATAGATGGATAAAGTCAATGACATATGAGCAAAAACAAGTATACAGTGAGATCATGGAAGCAGTGGATAATGACATGGGTggtgtattttttgtttatggttttggaagaACCGGTAAAACCTTCCTCTATAAGACTCTTTCATCAGCATTAAGAGCAAGAGGATCAATTGTCTTGAATGTTGCATCCAGTGGTATTGCTTCTCTCTTACTAGCAGGTGGAAGGACAACACATTCTAGGTTTGGTATTCCTATTAATCCTCATGAAAGTAGTGTATGTACAATGAGTCATGGATCTGATCAAGCACAACTAATGGCTGAAGCATCTTTGATAATATGGGATGAAGCTCCAATGATGAGCAAACACTGTTTTGAATCGTTAGATCGAAGTCTCTCAGATATTATAAAAGGAGCTGGTAACAGACCATTTGGTGGAAAAGTGGTTGTTTTTGGTGGAGATTTCAGACAGGTGCTACCAATCATTCCAAATGCTGGAAGAGCTGAAATATGTATGAGTGCACTAAATGCTTCTTATCTCTGGGAGCATTGCAAAGTTATGAGATTAACCAAAAATATGAGGCTTCTTGCAAAGGATTTGAATCCCACAAATGCTAAAGAGCTTAAGGATTTTTCAGAATGGATACTTAAAGTTGGTGATGGAAAGATCGGTGAACCTAATGACGGTGAAGCGATGATATATATTCCTGATGAGTTTTTAATCACAGAAGCAGACAATCCTATTCAGGTTATAAGCAGGGAGGTTTATGGAGATCCTAAgtgtttgaaagaaaaaaaagatccaCTCTTCTTTCAAGAAAGAGCAATCCTATGTCCGACCAATAAAGATGTTAGCATTATTAATGATTATATGTTTGACCAGCTAGAAG GTGAGAAAAGAACATACATAAGTTCAGATTCTATAGATCCAGCTGACAAACGTTTTGAAAACAATCCAATCTTTAcacttgattttttaaatagtcTAAAGCTATCAGGAATGCCAATCATAGAATACGATTGA
- the LOC104740604 gene encoding two-component response regulator ARR7 isoform X2, translating to MRMEIPAGGDLTVTPPELHVLAVDDSIVDRKVIERLLRISSCKVTTVESGTRALQYLGLDGDKGASNLKDLKVNLIVTDYSMPGLTGYDLLKKIKESSAFREVPVVIMSSENILPRIEECLKEGAEEFLLKPVKLADVKRIKQLIMRNEAEECKTLRSLSNKRKLVEDNIDTSSSSSSSHDDSSVKDTQTSKRMKSESENLSSLL from the exons ATGAGGATGGAGATTCCCGCCGGTGGAGATTTAACCGTTACTCCCCCGGAGTTACATGTTCTCGCTGTTGATGATAGTATTGTGGATCGTAAAGTCATCGAGAGGTTGCTTCGAATCTCTTCTTGTAAAG TGACGACTGTAGAGAGTGGAACTAGAGCTTTGCAGTATCTTGGCTTAGATGGAGACAAAGGAGCTTCTAATCTCAAG GATTTGAAGGTGAATTTGATAGTGACGGATTACTCAATGCCGGGACTAACAGGCTATGATCTTCTCAAGAAGATTAAG gAATCTTCTGCATTCAGAGAAGTACCAGTAGTGATTATGTCATCTGAGAACATCTTACCTCGTATAGAAGA ATGTCTCAAGGAAGGAGCAGAGGAGTTCCTGTTGAAACCGGTGAAACTAGCAGATGTAAAGCGAATAAAACAACTTATAATGAGAAACGAAGCTGAGGAATGCAAAACCTTAAGAAGCCTTTCTAACAAGAGAAAGCTTGTTGAAGATAACATtgatacatcatcatcatcatcatcaagtcaTGATGATTCTTCTGTCAAGGATACTCAAACTTCAAAACGCATGAAATCAGAATCTGAAAACCTTTCTTCTCTactttga
- the LOC104740604 gene encoding two-component response regulator ARR7 isoform X1: MAVGDVMRMEIPAGGDLTVTPPELHVLAVDDSIVDRKVIERLLRISSCKVTTVESGTRALQYLGLDGDKGASNLKDLKVNLIVTDYSMPGLTGYDLLKKIKESSAFREVPVVIMSSENILPRIEECLKEGAEEFLLKPVKLADVKRIKQLIMRNEAEECKTLRSLSNKRKLVEDNIDTSSSSSSSHDDSSVKDTQTSKRMKSESENLSSLL; the protein is encoded by the exons ATGGCGGTCGGTGATGTTATGAGGATGGAGATTCCCGCCGGTGGAGATTTAACCGTTACTCCCCCGGAGTTACATGTTCTCGCTGTTGATGATAGTATTGTGGATCGTAAAGTCATCGAGAGGTTGCTTCGAATCTCTTCTTGTAAAG TGACGACTGTAGAGAGTGGAACTAGAGCTTTGCAGTATCTTGGCTTAGATGGAGACAAAGGAGCTTCTAATCTCAAG GATTTGAAGGTGAATTTGATAGTGACGGATTACTCAATGCCGGGACTAACAGGCTATGATCTTCTCAAGAAGATTAAG gAATCTTCTGCATTCAGAGAAGTACCAGTAGTGATTATGTCATCTGAGAACATCTTACCTCGTATAGAAGA ATGTCTCAAGGAAGGAGCAGAGGAGTTCCTGTTGAAACCGGTGAAACTAGCAGATGTAAAGCGAATAAAACAACTTATAATGAGAAACGAAGCTGAGGAATGCAAAACCTTAAGAAGCCTTTCTAACAAGAGAAAGCTTGTTGAAGATAACATtgatacatcatcatcatcatcatcaagtcaTGATGATTCTTCTGTCAAGGATACTCAAACTTCAAAACGCATGAAATCAGAATCTGAAAACCTTTCTTCTCTactttga
- the LOC104743392 gene encoding cysteine-rich receptor-like protein kinase 1, translating to NRLLGGGEESISKLRASIAQFLAWVSLLVLLPTVGSSASSSKSLLNCQPFLDHQQHLVNPSRRHVDLLRAMSSDNDLITDDKRWVLSSSSTDVSPPIYVFLQCREDLSVSHCRRCFHESRVELERKCSGSAGRVYGDGCFLRFDDRDFSEEFVDPRFDRAKCDVTESGFGTFWKYLDDALVNVTLKAVKNGGFGAASVIRDVAVYALAQCWQTLDKNSCRECLVNARSSLRDCDGHEATAFFTGCYLKYSTHKFFDHAAEHKPDDDHRNFIRSSFFPYLSDHDVTKLAIAAISLSILTSLGAFISYRRFSRKRKAQIPSCSNFKYEMLEKATESFHDSMKLGQGGAGSVYKGILPDGRIVAVKKLFFNTREWADQFFNEVNLISRVEHKNLVRLLGCSIEGPKSLLVYEYVHNRSLDQILFMKNTVHILSWKQRFNIIIGISEGLEYLHRGSEVKIIHRDIKTSNILLDRNLSPKIADFGLVRSMGTDKTQTNTGIAGTLGYLAPEYLIKGQLTEKADVYAFGVLIIEIATGKKNNAFTQGTSSVLYSVWEHFKANTLERSIDPRLKEKVTEEEALKVLQIGLLCVQSSVELRPSMSEIVYMLKNKDCKFDCPKQPPFLSASVLMPDEETRV from the exons AATCGGCTTctaggaggaggagaagagagcATCTCTAAATTAAGAGCGTCGATCGCTCAATTCCTCGCATGGGTTTCATTACTTGTACTATTACCGACGGTGggctcttctgcttcttcttcgaaaTCTCTCCTAAATTGTCAACCTTTCTTAGATCATCAACAGCACCTTGTAAACCCTAGTCGCCGCCACGTTGATCTCCTCAGAGCTATGTCTTCCGATAATGATCTCATTACCGACGACAAGCGTTGGGTcctttcttcctcctccaccgATGTATCTCCACCAATCTATGTCTTTCTACAGTGCCGCGAAGATCTCTCTGTTTCCCATTGTCGCCGTTGCTTCCACGAAAGCAGAGTGGAGCTCGAGAGGAAATGCTCCGGTTCGGCTGGTCGAGTCTACGGTGATGGATGCTTCTTACGGTTTGATGATCGAGATTTCTCTGAGGAATTTGTTGATCCTAGGTTCGATCGAGCCAAATGTGACGTAACAGAGTCTGGGTTTGGAACGTTTTGGAAATATCTTGATGATGCTTTGGTTAATGTGACCTTAAAGGCTGTGAAGAACGGAGGGTTTGGTGCAGCTTCCGTGATTAGAGACGTGGCAGTGTATGCCTTGGCTCAGTGTTGGCAGACACTTGATAAGAATTCGTGTCGAGAGTGTTTGGTTAATGCTAGGTCGAGCTTGAGAGATTGTGACGGACATGAAGCTACAGCTTTCTTTACAGGGTGTTACTTGAAGTATTCCACACACAAGTTCTTTGATCATGCTGCTGAGCATAAACCTGATGATG ATCATAGAAACTTTATAAGGTCATCGTTTTTTCCATATTTGAGTGATCATGATGTTACGAAATTAGCAATTGCTGCGATTTCGTTGTCTATTCTTACTTCTCTTGGTGCCTTTATTAGTTACAGACGGTtttcaaggaaaagaaaag cTCAAATTCCATCgtgttcaaatttcaaatacgAGATGCTTGAGAAGGCGACCGAGTCTTTCCATGACTCTATGAAACTAGGCCAAGGAGGGGCTGGTTCTGTGTACAAAGGGATTCTTCCAGATGGCAGAATCGTTGCAGTCAAAAAGCTCTTCTTCAACACACGTGAATGGGCGGATCAGTTCTTTAACGAAGTGAATTTGATCAGCAGAGTTGAACACAAGAACCTTGTGAGACTACTTGGTTGCAGCATTGAAGGTCCCAAAAGTCTTCTTGTCTATGAATATGTTCATAATAGAAGCCTTGATCAAATCCTTTTCA TGAAGAATACGGTCCATATCTTGAGCTGGAAGCAACGGTTTAACATCATTATAGGGATATCAGAAGGTCTAGAATACCTTCACAGAGGATCTGAAGTAAAAATCATCCATAGAGACATCAAAACCAGCAATATTCTCCTTGATCGAAACCTAAGTCCCAAAATAGCGGATTTTGGACTCGTACGTTCCATGGGTACTGACAAAACCCAAACCAATACTGGAATTGCTGGAACACT TGGTTATTTGGCACCTGAATATCTTATCAAAGGCCAATTAACAGAGAAAGCTGACGTTTATGCATTCGGAGTTCTCATAATCGAGATAGCAACTGGCAAGAAAAACAACGCATTCACGCAAGGAACTAGCTCGGTTTTATACTCT GTATGGGAACATTTTAAAGCAAACACTTTAGAACGCTCGATTGATCCTCGGTTGAAAGAGAAGGTCACAGAGGAAGAGGCCTTGAAGGTTCTTCAAATCGGATTGTTGTGTGTTCAATCATCAGTAGAATTAAGACCTTCGATGTCTGAGATAGTCTATATGTTAAAGAACAAAGATTGTAAATTTGATTGTCCGAAACAGCCTCCCTTCTTGAGTGCCAGTGTTCTAATGCCAGATGAGGAGACTAGAGTCTGA